A genomic stretch from Pochonia chlamydosporia 170 chromosome 4, whole genome shotgun sequence includes:
- a CDS encoding short-chain dehydrogenase (similar to Cordyceps militaris CM01 XP_006673459.1) gives MVAAANGTSPSNGLSDQTIMSTLPSPNHNWTVSLKDKVIAITGANQGIGLGIAEVCLANNAACVFSLDISEPAEHFAALAKRFPGKLEFQHCDVTNEESVAAALDAIVAKKHRFDGMIANAGATKHQPALDFSMDQVKRLFELNVYGAWNCATAAARTFIRLGCKGSIVFTASMTSYRPNRAAPSAPYGATKGAVRNMTHTLAMEWAQYGIRVNSISPGFVKTALTYYVETAPDWDTKMKYYGGMPRLALPQELGGAYVYLLSETSTYTTGIDIPIAGIVGAW, from the exons atggtcGCAGCAGCAAACGGcacatccccatccaacGGTCTCTCAGACCAAACCATCATGAGCACACTCCCCAGCCCCAACCACAACTGGACCGTATCTCTAAAAGACAAAGTCATCGCAA TCACCGGCGCAAACCAAGGCATCGGCCTAGGAATAGCAGAAGTCTGcctcgccaacaacgccgCCTGCGTCTTCAGTCTCGACATTTCAGAGCCAGCAGAGCATTTCGCCGCCCTGGCAAAGCGATTCCCAGGCAAATTAGAGTTCCAGCACTGCGATGTAACCAACGAAGAGAGCGTCGCCGCAGCTCTAGATGCCATCGTTGCCAAGAAGCACCGCTTCGATGGCATGATCGCCAACGCCGGTGCCACTAAGCATCAGCCTGCGCTGGACTTTTCCATGGACCAGGTGAAGCGGCTGTTTGAGTTGAATGTGTATGGGGCGTGGAACTGCGCAACCGCTGCGGCTAGGACGTTCATCAGGCTAGGGTGTAAAGGGAGCATCGTGTTCACAGCTAGCATGACGTCGTATCGACCTAATAGA GCAGCCCCATCAGCACCATATGGTGCTACAAAGGGAGCGGTGCGAAACATGACGCATACTCTTGCCATGGAGTGGGCGCAGTATGGTATTCGCGTTAATAGCATCTCGCCTGGATTTGTGAAGACGGCTTTGACGTATTACGTTGAGACTGCGCCGGACTGGGATACCAAGATGAAGTACTATGGGGGCATGCCGCGATTGGCTCTGCCTCAAGAACTTGGTGGTGCGTATGTGTACTTGCTGAGTGAAACGTCGACATATACCACGGGGATAGATATTCCAATTGCCGGTATTGTCGGAGCGTGGTAA
- a CDS encoding vitamin H transporter (similar to Aspergillus flavus NRRL3357 XP_002383272.1): MEKQHSCEHQDVLEKYDDSSVADSLTPEELEQEKKLVRKIDRYILPCMWLMYLLSYMDRTNIGNAKIAGMDKDLNLDSNKYSVALTVFFVSYVVFEVPSNMILTRTRPSRYLATIMFLWGAVTIGMAFTPSYGALVGFRFVMGLLESGFAPGILMILSSWYRKEEQSKRFAVYISAAILSGAFGGLLAGSITSGLHNSHGIAGWRWLFIVEGAGTMGVALVAAFILPDFPSNTSDRKLTAEERRLAIRRLEVDARSRPAEEEPRLSHLQALKLSVVNWRTWLLVVGYMAIVGSSTLSYFYPTLVNGLGYQAKEAQYMTIPIFGVAFVATAITGYLADKNAKWRGVILGAMMTVAMLCSVIICAVYNVKARYALLVIMASGLWASNGLALSYASVTFSSMPNETKAVSLALVNAMGNLAQIYGAYLFPSGDAPKYLTGFGVISGMCLTGVAAYFSLHVLLRRVARRTAE, encoded by the exons ATGGAGAAGCAGCACAGCTGCGAACATCAAGATGTCCTCGAAAAGTATGACGATTCCTCTGTCGCCGACTCCCTCACCCCAGAAGAGttggagcaggagaagaagctcgtTCGCAAGATTGATCGTTACATCCTGCCCTGCATGTGGCTCATGTATCTCCTGTCTTACATGGATAGAACAAA CATCGGCAACGCAAAGATTGCCGGCATGGACAAGGACCTCAACCTAGACTCCAACAAGTACTCCGTCGCCCTgaccgtcttcttcgtcagctACGTCGTCTTCGAGGTCCCCTCCAACATGATCCTCACACGCACCAGACCTAGCCGCTACCTAGCCACCATCATGTTCCTCTGGGGCGCCGTCACCATCGGAATGGCATTCACGCCCAGCTACGGCGCGCTAGTTGGCTTTCGGTTCGTCATGGGTCTCCTGGAATCCGGGTTCGCGCCGGGCATCCTGATGATTCTGTCGTCTTGGTATCGCaaggaggagcagagcaAGCGTTTTGCCGTGTACATATCCGCAGCTATTCTGTCCGGTGCGTTTGGCGGCCTGCTCGCCGGATCTATTACCAGTGGTTTGCATAATTCTCATGGAATAGCTGGGTGGCGTTGGCTGTTTATCGTTGAGGGTGCTGGGACGATGGGCGTTGCGCTCGTCGCGGCGTTTATTCTGCCTGATTTTCCGAGTAATACTTCGGATCGTAAGCTCACTGCTGAGGAGAGGAGGTTGGCGATCCGGAGACTCGAGGTCGATGCTAGGAGTCGTCCTGCGGAGGAGGAACCACGGTTGAGTCATTTGCAGGCTTTGAAGCTTAGTGTTGTGAATTGGAGGACGTGGTTGCTCGTTGTTGGCTATATG GCAATAGTCGGATCATCCACCCTGTCCTACTTCTATCCCACGCTGGTCAACGGTCTAGGCTaccaagccaaagaagcgCAGTACATGACCATTCCCATCTTTGGCGTAGCATTCGTCGCCACAGCCATCACAGGCTATCTCGCCGACAAGAACGCAAAATGGCGAGGCGTCATCCTCGGCGCCATGATGACCGTCGCGATGCTCTGCTCGGTCATTATATGCGCCGTGTACAACGTCAAGGCGAGGTAtgccctcctcgtcatcatggcaTCGGGGCTCTGGGCCTCAAACGGTCTTGCATTGTCCTACGCGTCCGTGACATTTTCGTCCATGCCAAATGAGACAAAGGCTGTTTCGTTGGCTCTCGTTAATGCTATGGGGAATCTGGCGCAGATCTATGGAGCTTACTTGTTTCCGTCTGGGGATGCGCCCAAGTATCTTACTGGGTTTGGTGTTATTAGTGGCATGTGTTTGACTGGTGTTGCGGCGTACTTTTCGTTGCATGTGCTTCTTAGACGAGTCGCACGGCGGACGGCAGAgtga
- a CDS encoding GCN5-related N-acetyltransferase (GNAT) domain-containing protein (similar to Metarhizium robertsii ARSEF 23 XP_007821071.1) — protein MTTPTLQFRAAAPIDAPKVQQLVESAFRANDSRQDWTGNVELAAHFRLAVDEVRAKLANPDIITLVALDADNPAVVVATIEVSKRDGAGRLSMIAVDQSYQQGGVGRQVLEYAEEYCRQKWDVKKFSLNALSTRKALIEWYVRRGYEKTGGTSAFPRERFAELTLPEDMCFIELEKDFVGGLSG, from the coding sequence ATGACGACACCTACTCTCCAATTCCGCGCAGCCGCTCCCATTGACGCCCCCAAGGTCCAACAACTCGTGGAATCAGCCTTTCGAGCAAACGACTCTCGCCAAGACTGGACCGGCAACGTCGAGCTCGCCGCCCACTTCCGCCTCGCCGTGGACGAAGTGCGCGCAAAGCTAGCAAAcccagacatcatcaccctcgTGGCCCTTGATGCCGACAACCCCGCCGTGGTGGTTGCGACCATCGAGGTGTCAAAACGCGACGGCGCAGGTCGTCTCTCCATGATTGCAGTCGACCAGTCCTACCAGCAGGGCGGCGTGGGACGACAGGTTCTCGAGTATGCTGAGGAGTACTGCCGTCAGAAATGGGACGTGAAGAAGTTTTCGCTGAATGCGCTCTCGACGCGCAAGGCGCTTATTGAGTGGTATGTACGGCGGGGGTACGAGAAGACTGGGGGAACGAGTGCGTTTCCGAGGGAGAGGTTTGCGGAGTTGACGTTGCCGGAGGATATGTGCTTTattgagctggagaaggatTTTGTTGGGGGACTGAGTGGCTGA
- a CDS encoding mannosyl phosphorylinositol ceramide synthase protein (similar to Eutypa lata UCREL1 XP_007798181.1): MAIRTRRTVSRRLLTFSAFSVLIVLPLYFLLRAQRFFVQHAGNTVAQDQIAFAYTNIHFETRTRYIPRIIHQIFHTRHDSQNETVPAIWDRARHSCITLHQDWEYKVKSRDFIEKNYPWFLTKYDGFTFPVQRIDGCRANLEPLLYYPAWLTDGGRGSLSNNILGAKPNHPFWVFVTESLLRPSWNYHLPYFTISFETGQWFLTDVWRRYHGGLSNTEPVLDRVMMGSRPGSAPWIFFMRAGGSWWSLDSAWFLWIGAHLFAFSFGVVVFLGVILARLYRGPRLARVVVACRMTYQRIYIDKDAVG, translated from the exons ATGGCAATCCGCACACGTCGGACAGTCTCCCGCAGGCTGCTCACCTTTTCGGCATTTTCGGTTCTTATCGTACTGCCTCTGTACTTTTTGCTTCGAGCTCAACGTTTTTTCGTCCAGCATGCTGGTAATACGGTGGCACAGGACCAGATCGCCTTTGCTTATACCAATATCCACTTTGAGACGCGGACAAGGTACATACCTCGTATCATACACCAAATCTTCCATACGCGGCATGATTCCCAGAATGAAACCGTACCAGCCATTTGGGACCGAGCAAGACATTCTTGTATAACCCTACACCAAGACTGGGAATACAAGGTGA AATCGCGAGACTTTATAGAGAAAAATTACCCCTGGTTTTTGACCAAGTACGACGGTTTTACCTTTCCAGTACAGCGTATTGAT GGATGTCGCGCAAACCTTGAACCACTCCTTTACTATCCAGCATGGCTCACTGACGGCGGACGTGGAAGTCTGAGCAATAACATCCTCGGCGCCAAACCGAACCACCCGTTTTGGGTCTTTGTTACCGAATCGCTGCTCCGTCCCTCGTGGAATTACCATTTGCCATACTTCACCATTAGCTTTGAGACAGGCCAGTGGTTTCTTACAGATGTATGGCGACGATATCATGGCGGACTGTCCAACACAGAGCCTGTGCTTGACCGTGTCATGATGGGTAGCAGACCGGGCTCAGCACCGTGGATATTCTTTATGCGTGCAGGAGGTTCGTGGTGGAGTTTGGATAGTGCATGGTTTCTTTGGATAGGGGCGCATTTGTTTGCATTTTCGTTCGGCGTTGTTGTCTTTCTTGGTGTAATTCTTGCAAGGCTCTATCGTGGTCCAAGATTGGCAAGGGTAGTCGTGGCTTGTCGGATGACGTATCAAAGGATTTATATCGATAAAGATGCCGTGGGGTGA
- a CDS encoding CRAL/TRIO domain-containing protein (similar to Metarhizium acridum CQMa 102 XP_007815787.1) — protein sequence MSKIQKRQTIRQSVSYPAGTAFAYKIPEGYFGNLTEEQEAKVRAMWAIGFKFIEICEAEEDADKEKTLEEKYVPPAKQSRRLPQGTSETHQKYPMLVNEILSLLPTTEHNLEKLARQAVEALDHWTPEMYRLIVLRVVKHEHPDALALRFLRASKWDIIKAMTMMGQTIYWRTIEAGVDDDILRHGEGGAAEDEKNNRGIARALGADFMKQARWGKSFIHGVDRAGRPITHIRVRLHRSSDQSVQSLERYTLYLLELARLSLRHPIETGTILLDLSGFKFANFDLTPLKFILKQSETNYPGSLGLILIHNAPFGLKTIWRLLRVWLDKELTSKVKFTYGKKGLRRWIAPDQMIKELGGDEDWEYTYDEPLPDENIQMKDTETRDRLLEERRLLSLRFEDLTKEWVMNAQLSEKAREICERRNKCVEDLADNYWRLDPYVRARSIYDRQGYFRGADGVEWYPAKAEEDSLREMMEKVKSIDSCGASHYEGVSDTGDESCYESD from the exons ATGTCCAAGATCCAGAAGAGACAAACGATCCGCCAAAGCGTGTCGTACCCTGCGGGGACGGCATTTGCTTACAAGATCCCCGAGGGATATTTTGGCAATCTGactgaagagcaagaggccaaggtTCGAGCCATGTGGGCTATTGGGTTCAAATTCATCGAAATTTgcgaggcagaggaagacgccgacaaggagaaaaCATTAGAGGAGAAATATGTCCCACCCGCGAAGCAGTCTAGAAGGTTACCACAAGGCACAAGTGAGACGCATCAGAAGTATCCAATGCTGGTCAATGAGATTTTGTCGTTGTTGCCGACCACTGAACATAACCTTGAAAAGCTCGCTCGACAAGCCGTTGAGGCGCTGGACCATTGGACACCCGAGATGTATCGATTGATTGTTTTGCGAGTCGTTAAGCATGAGCACCCTGATGCGCTTGCGCTCCGTTTCCTCCGCGCAAGCAAGTGGGATATCATCAAAGCAATGACTATGATGGGCCAGACAATCTATTGGAGGACCATTGAAGCAGGAGTAGATGACGACATCTTGAGGCACGGCGAAGGAGGCGCTGCGGAAGATGAGAAAAACAATCGAGGCATTGCGAGGGCTCTAGGCGCCGATTTCATGAAGCAAGCTCGATGGGGCAAAAGCTTCATTCACGGAGTTGACAGAGCCGGTCGCCCAATCACCCACATTAGAGTTCGACTGCACAGATCGTCCGATCAGTCTGTCCAGAGCTTGGAGAGATACACACTGTATCTTCTGGAGCTGGCGCGTCTGTCGTTAAGACACCCGATTGAGACTGGG ACAATCTTACTGGATCTATCTGGCTTCAAATTTGCCAATTTTGATCTGACTCCGTTGAAGTTCATCCTCAAGCAGTCTGAGACGAATTATCCGGGTTCACTTGGACTCATTCTCATTCATAATGCTCCCTTTGGTCTCAAGA CAATATGGAGACTACTTCGGGTCTGGCTCGATAAAGAGCTTACAAGCAAAGTAAAGTTCACTTACGGCAAGAAAGGGTTACGAAGGTGGATTGCGCCCGACCAAATGATCAAGGAGCTAGGAGGTGACGAGGACTGGGAGTACACCTATGACGAGCCACTGCCGGACGAGAATATCCAGATGAAAGATACAGAGACACGAGACCGCCTGTTAGAAGAAAGGCGATTGCTATCGTTGCGGTTTGAGGATTTGACAAAGGAGTGGGTCATGAATGCCCAGCTGAGCGAAAAAGCGAGGGAGATTTGCGAAAGGAGGAACAAGTGCGTGGAGGATCTCGCGGACAACTACTGGAGGCTGGATCCCTATGTACGGGCTCGATCTATTTACGACCGACAGGGTTACTTCCGTGGTGCAGATGGTGTGGAATGGTACCCTGCGAAGGCAGAGGAGGATTCGTTAcgggagatgatggagaaaGTCAAATCCATTGACAGCTGCGGCGCAAGCCATTACGAAGGCGTAAGCGACACGGGGGACGAATCATGCTACGAGAGTGATTGA